The Arvicola amphibius chromosome 11, mArvAmp1.2, whole genome shotgun sequence genome has a segment encoding these proteins:
- the Spry1 gene encoding protein sprouty homolog 1 — MDPPSQHGSHTSLVVIQPPALEGRQRLDYDRDTQPAAILSLDQIKAIRGSNEYTEGPSVVRRPAPRTAPRPEKQERTHEIIPANVNNSYEHRPASHSGNARGSVLSRSTSTGSAASSGSSSSASSEQGLLGRSPPTRPIPGHRSDRVIRTQPKQLLVEDLKGSLKEDPTQHKFICEQCGKCKCGECTAPRTLPSCLACDRQCLCSAESMVEYGTCMCLVKGIFYHCSNDDDGGSYSDNPCSCSQSHCCFRYLCMGALSLCLPCLLCYPPAKGCLKLCRGCYDWTHRPGCRCRNSNTVYCKLESCPSRAQGKPS, encoded by the coding sequence ATGGATCCCCCAAGCCAGCATGGCAGTCACACTTCCCTAGTGGTGATTCAGCCACCGGCTCTGGAAGGCCGGCAGAGGTTAGACTATGACCGGGACACTCAGCCTGCCGCGATTCTGTCCCTGGACCAGATCAAGGCCATCAGAGGAAGCAACGAATACACAGAAGGACCTTCAGTCGTGAGAAGACCAGCTCCTCGCACTGCGCCAAGACCCGAAAAGCAGGAAAGGACTCATGAAATCATACCAGCCAATGTGAATAACAGCTACGAGCACCGACCTGCCAGCCACTCCGGCAATGCCAGGGGCTCGGTGTTGAGCAGGTCAACCAGCACCGGAAGCGCGGCCAGTTCAGGGAGCAGCAGCAGCGCCTCTTCTGAGCAGGGCCTCTTGGGAAGGTCTCCGCCCACCAGGCCCATCCCGGGTCATAGGTCAGATAGGGTCATCCGGACCCAACCCAAGCAGCTGCTTGTGGAGGACTTGAAGGGTTCCTTGAAAGAGGACCCCACCCAGCACAAGTTCATTTGCGAACAGTGTGGCAAGTGTAAGTGTGGAGAGTGTACAGCCCCCCGGACTCTGCCCTCCTGCCTGGCCTGCGACCGGCAGTGCCTCTGCTCCGCGGAGAGCATGGTGGAGTACGGGACCTGCATGTGCCTGGTCAAGGGCATTTTCTACCACTGCTCCAATGATGACGACGGGGGCTCTTACTCGGATAACCCATGCTCCTGTTCGCAGTCGCACTGCTGCTTCAGATACCTGTGCATGGGAGCCCTGTCTTTGTGCCTCCCCTGCTTGCTCTGCTACCCTCCCGCCAAGGGCTGCCTGAAGCTGTGCAGGGGTTGTTACGACTGGACCCACCGCCCTGGCTGCAGGTGTAGAAACTCCAACACTGTCTATTGTAAGCTGGAGAGCTGCCCTTCCAGGGCTCAGGGCAAGCCGTCATGA